The proteins below are encoded in one region of Rhizobacter sp.:
- a CDS encoding beta-ketoacyl-ACP synthase III: protein MSLQHVYVTGISRYLPNGPVENDAMEDYLGLIGGKSSRTKAIVLRNNGITQRYYALEKGGHPTHTNAQMTAAAVQSLFDDRFSPKDLQLLACGTASPDQLVPSHAAMVHGLLPVPTAEIASFAGSCAASMQALKLAQMSIATGNTANAVCTGSEMLSHWMLAKFFQPEIDRERQLNANPMLSFDKEFLRWMLSDGAGALRLENQPHGERPLKLEWIDVRSYANEAETCMYVGAEKAKDGELRGWSRFEPEEWLARSIFSVKQDTRLLGERMIKHGIQFALDVARKHDFDVATIDHFLPHLSSELFRQPMYQGLRDAGLHIPQEKWFTNLAQVGNVATASFILMLEELVRTRELKSGQRIMVFVPESARFSYAAALLTVC from the coding sequence ATGTCTCTGCAGCACGTCTACGTCACAGGAATTTCCCGCTACCTGCCGAACGGCCCCGTAGAAAACGATGCGATGGAGGACTACCTCGGCCTCATCGGCGGCAAGTCGTCGCGCACGAAGGCGATCGTCTTGCGCAACAACGGCATCACGCAGCGCTACTACGCGCTTGAAAAAGGTGGTCACCCGACGCACACCAATGCGCAGATGACGGCCGCAGCGGTGCAGTCGCTGTTCGACGACCGTTTCTCGCCCAAGGACCTGCAATTGCTCGCCTGCGGCACTGCCTCGCCCGACCAGCTCGTGCCGTCGCACGCGGCGATGGTGCACGGCCTGCTGCCGGTGCCCACCGCAGAGATCGCGTCGTTTGCCGGCTCGTGCGCAGCGAGCATGCAGGCGCTCAAGCTCGCCCAGATGTCGATTGCCACCGGCAACACCGCCAACGCGGTGTGCACGGGCAGCGAGATGCTGTCGCACTGGATGCTCGCGAAATTCTTCCAGCCCGAGATCGACCGCGAGCGGCAGCTGAATGCCAACCCGATGCTGTCGTTCGACAAGGAGTTCCTGCGCTGGATGTTGTCCGACGGCGCGGGCGCACTGCGCCTGGAAAACCAGCCGCATGGCGAGCGGCCGTTGAAGCTCGAATGGATCGACGTGCGCTCCTACGCCAACGAGGCCGAGACCTGCATGTACGTCGGCGCAGAGAAAGCGAAGGACGGCGAGCTGCGCGGCTGGAGCCGCTTCGAGCCCGAGGAGTGGCTCGCGCGCTCGATCTTCTCGGTCAAGCAGGACACGCGGCTGCTCGGCGAGCGGATGATCAAGCACGGCATCCAGTTCGCGCTGGACGTGGCCCGCAAGCACGACTTCGACGTGGCGACCATCGACCACTTCCTTCCGCACTTGTCGTCAGAGCTTTTCCGCCAGCCGATGTACCAGGGTCTGCGCGATGCGGGCCTGCACATCCCGCAGGAGAAGTGGTTCACCAACCTGGCGCAGGTGGGCAACGTGGCGACGGCTTCGTTCATCCTGATGCTCGAGGAGCTGGTGCGCACCCGCGAGCTGAAATCGGGCCAGCGCATCATGGTCTTCGTGCCCGAGAGCGCGCGCTTTTCGTATGCCGCGGCGTTGTTGACCGTGTGCTGA
- a CDS encoding AMP-binding protein translates to MAGESGLGALAGPRGVAAPVGHSDALWQACWRHAGLLASGDERRLHDDQGRYFPGLKLNYTENLLAGDGQPADAIAITACLADGSLYRLSRAELRSQVIALAHALRQGGVAEGDRVVLVPRSDARAVVAVLAVAAVGASLALASPEMGPALMVDRFKPLAPRLLLAHAGAMPHDTGLPLADRVAQVVQALPSLEAAIVLDDASSLLPPLGLPVIDLSQALAEGLDTADRSGNAWPRFPFHQPLFITRTAGADGRLEALVHGAGGVLLEHVKEHRLHLGIDGRSQVFAPASVASALWLWQLSTLASGAGIVLYDGPVRDARTLWRIAQDGRATVFVAHASYLRLGEHAGLAPGREFDLSALRSLLYTGMTLDNAAARWVHEKVKRLPLQALCMNPDLLGCLLLQGAAPSLAHPDNHSLGLGVRVAERGSGLEGELVCQAHFPSRPLGFLDDPQGTRFAATYLQRTPGGWSSGERVEWAADGSLLQRGRVDGLMNVRGALVAPAELLPLLREFAEIRESAVVEQQQAGQLGEGRAVLLLALREGASLDGPLIARMRRRFAEAASPAHVPDLVLEVRELPRLADGSVCIAALRDVVNDRPVADMRRLLNPGSLRALRGDPALRLPTMPAGPLPPPPAPGWRSRQDHEAYLQALWEKIFGFSPIGLDDDFFEIGGHSLLAARIFTDIQLSTDQRLAPSTLLKAPTIRQLAAVMDQAAWDLPVPLVQLRPGSGRPFFLVHSLAGTFLELWAVLRALDTQRAVYGLQARAVGDENAPYVSVREMAADYIGHMRRVQPEGPYAVGGYSFGGLVAYEIAQQLSRAGEQVELVTLIDTHVHGRYLPLVEWARYCTGWLGVTFRRLRSLPLRGQVDYLHKKARVLSDRWRVALGLTPKHPELVGDVLKEANLPPALRRTRGAMLVALREYRPEPYAGRVVFLRASQPGPGDPLPVWRKVAQRLEIDVTPGDHDEMISGANAKALAVALARHL, encoded by the coding sequence ATGGCAGGCGAGTCGGGGCTGGGCGCGTTGGCGGGGCCGCGCGGCGTGGCCGCGCCTGTCGGCCATTCCGATGCGTTGTGGCAGGCGTGCTGGCGCCATGCGGGGCTTCTCGCCAGCGGCGACGAGCGGCGGCTGCACGACGACCAGGGCCGCTACTTTCCCGGGCTGAAGCTCAACTACACCGAGAACCTCCTGGCGGGCGACGGCCAGCCAGCCGATGCCATCGCCATCACCGCCTGCCTGGCCGATGGCAGCCTATACCGCCTGAGCCGGGCCGAGCTGCGCAGCCAGGTCATCGCCCTGGCCCACGCGCTGCGCCAGGGCGGCGTGGCCGAGGGCGACCGCGTGGTGCTCGTGCCGCGCAGCGATGCCCGCGCCGTGGTCGCCGTGCTGGCCGTGGCCGCCGTCGGCGCGAGCCTCGCGCTCGCATCGCCCGAGATGGGCCCGGCCCTCATGGTCGACAGGTTCAAGCCGCTGGCGCCACGGCTGCTGCTCGCGCATGCCGGGGCCATGCCGCACGACACCGGCCTGCCGCTGGCCGACCGTGTGGCGCAGGTGGTGCAGGCCTTGCCGTCGCTGGAGGCCGCCATCGTGCTCGACGACGCGTCGTCGCTGCTGCCACCGCTGGGCCTGCCGGTGATCGACCTGTCGCAGGCCCTGGCCGAAGGGCTCGACACGGCCGACCGGAGCGGCAACGCCTGGCCGCGTTTCCCGTTCCACCAGCCGCTCTTCATCACCCGCACGGCCGGCGCCGACGGGCGGCTGGAGGCGCTGGTGCACGGCGCGGGCGGCGTGCTGCTCGAGCACGTGAAGGAACACCGGCTGCACCTCGGCATCGACGGTCGCAGCCAGGTGTTCGCCCCGGCGTCGGTGGCGTCTGCCCTCTGGCTGTGGCAGCTGTCGACCCTGGCGAGCGGCGCCGGCATCGTGCTCTACGACGGCCCGGTGCGCGATGCCCGCACGCTGTGGCGCATCGCCCAGGACGGCCGCGCCACCGTGTTCGTGGCCCACGCCTCCTACCTGCGCCTGGGCGAGCACGCCGGCCTCGCGCCGGGGCGCGAGTTCGACCTGTCGGCGCTGCGCTCGCTGCTCTACACCGGCATGACGCTCGATAACGCGGCGGCCCGCTGGGTGCACGAGAAGGTCAAGCGGCTGCCCTTGCAGGCGCTGTGCATGAACCCCGACCTGCTCGGCTGCCTGCTGCTGCAAGGCGCCGCGCCATCGCTGGCCCACCCCGACAACCACAGCCTCGGCCTCGGCGTGCGCGTGGCCGAGCGGGGCAGCGGGCTGGAAGGCGAGCTGGTGTGTCAGGCGCATTTCCCGTCGCGGCCGTTGGGCTTCCTCGACGACCCGCAGGGCACGCGCTTCGCTGCCACCTACCTCCAGCGCACGCCCGGGGGCTGGTCGAGCGGTGAGCGGGTGGAATGGGCGGCCGACGGCTCGCTGCTGCAACGCGGCCGTGTCGATGGGCTGATGAATGTGCGCGGCGCACTGGTGGCACCAGCCGAGCTGCTGCCGCTGCTGCGCGAGTTCGCCGAGATCCGCGAATCGGCCGTGGTCGAGCAGCAGCAGGCCGGCCAGCTCGGCGAAGGCCGCGCCGTGCTGCTGCTCGCGCTGCGCGAAGGCGCGAGCCTCGACGGCCCCTTGATCGCCCGCATGCGCCGCCGCTTCGCCGAAGCCGCCTCGCCCGCGCACGTGCCCGACCTGGTGCTCGAAGTGCGCGAGCTGCCGCGCCTGGCCGACGGCAGCGTGTGCATCGCCGCCCTGCGCGACGTGGTCAACGACCGCCCGGTGGCCGACATGCGCCGCCTGCTCAACCCCGGCTCGCTGCGCGCCTTGCGTGGCGACCCCGCGCTGCGCCTGCCCACCATGCCCGCCGGCCCCTTGCCGCCGCCGCCGGCCCCCGGGTGGCGCTCGCGGCAGGACCACGAGGCCTACCTGCAGGCGCTGTGGGAAAAGATCTTCGGTTTCTCGCCCATCGGGCTCGACGACGACTTCTTCGAGATCGGCGGCCACTCGCTCCTGGCCGCGCGCATCTTCACCGACATCCAGCTCTCCACCGACCAGCGACTGGCCCCCAGCACGCTGCTCAAGGCGCCCACCATCCGCCAGCTCGCCGCGGTGATGGACCAGGCCGCGTGGGACCTCCCCGTGCCGCTGGTGCAGCTGCGCCCGGGCAGCGGCCGGCCCTTCTTCCTGGTGCACAGCCTGGCCGGCACCTTCCTCGAACTGTGGGCGGTGCTGCGCGCACTCGACACGCAGCGTGCCGTCTACGGCCTGCAGGCCCGCGCCGTGGGCGACGAGAACGCGCCCTACGTGAGCGTGCGCGAGATGGCGGCCGACTACATCGGCCACATGCGTCGCGTGCAACCCGAGGGGCCGTATGCGGTGGGCGGTTATTCCTTCGGCGGGCTGGTGGCCTACGAGATCGCGCAGCAGCTGAGCCGGGCCGGCGAACAGGTCGAGCTCGTCACGCTCATCGACACCCACGTGCACGGCCGCTACCTGCCGCTCGTGGAGTGGGCGCGCTACTGCACCGGCTGGCTTGGCGTGACCTTCCGCCGCCTGCGCTCGTTGCCGCTGCGCGGGCAGGTCGACTACCTGCACAAGAAGGCGAGGGTGCTGAGCGATCGGTGGCGCGTCGCCCTGGGCCTGACCCCGAAGCACCCTGAGCTCGTGGGCGACGTGCTGAAGGAGGCCAACCTGCCGCCGGCCTTGCGCCGCACGCGCGGCGCGATGCTCGTGGCGTTGCGCGAATACCGCCCCGAGCCGTATGCAGGCCGCGTCGTCTTCCTGCGCGCCTCGCAGCCCGGCCCGGGCGACCCGCTGCCGGTGTGGCGCAAGGTCGCGCAGCGCCTGGAGATCGACGTCACCCCCGGCGACCACGACGAGATGATCAGCGGGGCCAACGCCAAGGCGCTGGCCGTCGCGCTGGCACGTCATCTCTAG
- a CDS encoding metallophosphoesterase family protein — translation MRVFAISDLHVDYEPNARWVQELSLVDYQNDVLIVAGDVSDHVERLQHCLETLARRFRQVLFVPGNHDLWVRRDGPGLDSFGKFERIRELVRAAGGSMEVFHKGRLSIVPLLGWYDGSFGQPGEELRMAWVDFRACRWPEGFESHHTAQAFMAMNRYRRQSADEVIVSYSHFLPRIDVMPARIPQDKRFIYPVLGSAALGEQVKALGSAVHVYGHSHVNRRVELDGTLFVNNAFAYPHETHIARKELVCVYET, via the coding sequence ATGCGCGTCTTTGCCATCTCCGATCTGCACGTCGACTACGAGCCCAACGCGCGTTGGGTGCAGGAGCTCTCGCTCGTCGACTACCAGAACGACGTGCTGATCGTCGCGGGCGACGTGTCCGACCACGTCGAGCGTCTGCAGCACTGCCTGGAGACGCTCGCCCGGCGATTCCGCCAAGTGCTCTTCGTGCCCGGCAACCACGACCTCTGGGTGCGCCGCGACGGCCCGGGCCTCGACTCCTTCGGCAAGTTCGAGCGCATCCGCGAGCTGGTGCGGGCCGCGGGCGGCAGCATGGAGGTGTTCCACAAGGGCCGCCTGAGCATCGTGCCGCTGCTCGGCTGGTACGACGGCTCCTTCGGCCAGCCCGGCGAGGAGCTGCGCATGGCCTGGGTCGACTTCCGCGCCTGCCGCTGGCCCGAGGGATTCGAGTCGCACCACACCGCACAGGCCTTCATGGCGATGAACCGCTACCGGCGGCAGTCGGCCGACGAGGTGATCGTGTCGTACTCGCACTTCCTGCCGCGCATCGACGTGATGCCCGCGCGCATCCCGCAAGACAAGCGCTTCATCTACCCGGTGCTCGGCAGCGCTGCGCTCGGCGAGCAAGTGAAGGCGCTCGGCTCGGCGGTGCACGTCTACGGGCACAGCCACGTGAACCGTCGGGTGGAACTCGATGGCACGCTCTTCGTCAACAACGCCTTCGCCTACCCGCACGAAACACACATCGCCCGCAAGGAGCTGGTGTGCGTCTACGAGACCTGA
- the ilvD gene encoding dihydroxy-acid dehydratase, translating into MSSNRRSKNITEGVARAPNRSMYYALGYQEGDFKKPMIGIANGHSTITPCNSGLQRLADAAVIGIKQAGANPQIFGTPTISDGMAMGTEGMKYSLVSREVIADCVETCVGGQWMDGVMVIGGCDKNMPGGMMGMLRANVPSLYIYGGTILPGKYKGQDLNIVSVFEAVGQFSAGKMSEEDFCQIERRAIPGSGSCGGMYTANTMSSSFEALGLSLPYASTMANVEEEIVAMVSRASQVLVEAVKADLKPRDIVTKKAIENAVAVIMATGGSTNAVLHFLAIAHAAGVDWTIDDFERVRRRTPVLCDLKPSGQYLAIDLHHAGGIPAVMKELLKAGLLHGDCMTITGKTVAENLADVPELSKEQKVIRPVSDPIYAEGHLAILKGNLSPEGAVAKITGLKNPAITGPARVFDDEQSALAAIMANQIKAGDVMVLRYLGPKGGPGMPEMLAPTGALIGQGLGESVGLITDGRFSGGTWGMVVGHVAPEAYEGGNIALVQEGDSITIDAKTLVLQLNVPDAELAKRRAAWKRPAPRYTRGVLAKFAKNASSASSGAVLDKFE; encoded by the coding sequence ATGAGCTCCAACCGTCGTTCCAAGAACATCACCGAAGGCGTGGCCCGCGCACCCAACCGTTCCATGTACTACGCCCTGGGCTACCAGGAGGGCGACTTCAAGAAGCCGATGATCGGCATCGCCAACGGCCACTCGACCATCACGCCGTGCAACTCGGGCCTGCAGCGCCTGGCCGACGCGGCCGTGATCGGCATCAAGCAGGCCGGCGCCAACCCGCAGATCTTCGGCACGCCGACCATCAGCGACGGCATGGCGATGGGCACCGAGGGCATGAAGTATTCGCTGGTCTCGCGCGAGGTCATCGCCGACTGCGTGGAGACCTGCGTGGGCGGCCAGTGGATGGACGGCGTGATGGTCATCGGCGGCTGCGACAAGAACATGCCCGGCGGCATGATGGGCATGCTGCGCGCCAACGTGCCCTCGCTCTACATCTACGGCGGCACCATCCTGCCCGGCAAGTACAAGGGCCAGGACCTGAACATCGTCAGCGTCTTCGAAGCGGTCGGCCAGTTCAGCGCCGGCAAGATGAGCGAGGAAGACTTCTGCCAGATCGAGCGCCGCGCCATCCCGGGCAGCGGCTCGTGCGGCGGCATGTACACCGCCAACACGATGAGCTCGTCGTTTGAGGCGCTGGGCCTTTCGCTGCCCTACGCGTCGACCATGGCCAACGTGGAAGAAGAGATCGTGGCGATGGTGAGCCGCGCCTCGCAGGTGCTGGTCGAGGCGGTGAAGGCCGACCTCAAGCCGCGCGACATCGTCACCAAGAAGGCGATCGAGAACGCCGTGGCCGTGATCATGGCCACCGGCGGCTCCACCAACGCGGTGCTGCACTTCCTCGCCATCGCCCATGCAGCCGGTGTCGACTGGACCATCGACGACTTCGAGCGCGTGCGCCGCCGCACGCCGGTGCTGTGCGACCTGAAGCCGAGCGGCCAGTACCTCGCGATCGACCTGCACCACGCGGGTGGCATCCCTGCCGTGATGAAGGAGCTGCTCAAGGCCGGCCTGCTGCACGGCGACTGCATGACGATCACCGGCAAGACCGTCGCCGAGAACCTGGCCGACGTGCCCGAGCTGTCGAAGGAGCAAAAAGTCATCCGCCCGGTGTCGGACCCGATCTACGCCGAAGGCCACCTCGCCATCCTCAAGGGCAACCTGAGCCCTGAGGGCGCCGTGGCCAAGATCACCGGCCTCAAGAACCCGGCCATCACCGGCCCGGCGCGCGTGTTCGACGACGAACAATCCGCGCTCGCCGCCATCATGGCCAATCAGATCAAGGCCGGCGACGTGATGGTGCTGCGCTACCTCGGCCCCAAGGGCGGCCCCGGCATGCCGGAGATGCTCGCCCCCACCGGCGCCCTCATCGGCCAGGGCCTGGGCGAATCGGTGGGTCTCATCACCGACGGCCGCTTCTCGGGCGGCACCTGGGGCATGGTGGTGGGCCACGTGGCCCCCGAGGCCTACGAGGGCGGCAACATCGCGCTGGTGCAGGAAGGCGACTCCATCACCATCGACGCGAAGACGCTGGTGCTGCAACTCAACGTGCCCGATGCCGAGCTGGCCAAGCGCCGCGCGGCATGGAAGCGCCCTGCCCCGCGCTACACCCGTGGCGTGCTGGCCAAGTTTGCGAAGAACGCGTCGAGCGCCAGCTCCGGTGCGGTGCTCGACAAGTTCGAGTGA
- a CDS encoding TIGR04438 family Trp-rich protein — MYFVVLGVLLLVMKVAEFGPVALWSWWAVLWPFAAAVAWWAWADATGYTKRREMDKMDERVAKRRVENLAKLGMDHRGRRGKAKK, encoded by the coding sequence ATGTATTTCGTCGTCCTCGGCGTGTTGTTGCTGGTGATGAAGGTGGCCGAATTCGGCCCCGTCGCCCTGTGGTCGTGGTGGGCGGTGCTGTGGCCTTTTGCCGCCGCGGTGGCCTGGTGGGCCTGGGCCGATGCCACCGGCTACACCAAGCGCCGCGAGATGGACAAGATGGACGAACGCGTGGCCAAGCGCCGGGTCGAAAACCTGGCCAAGCTCGGCATGGACCACCGTGGTCGTCGCGGCAAGGCCAAGAAATAA
- the dnaQ gene encoding DNA polymerase III subunit epsilon, with the protein MRQIFFDTETTGLSPESGDRIIEIGCVEMVNRRLTGNNKHFYLNPERPNHEDAVKIHGLTDEFLADKPLFASIADELLEYLAGAEVIAHNASFDVGFFNEELKRLGRGKFTEHVGSVTDTLVMAREMFPGKSNSLDALCKRLEVDNSNRTLHGALLDAGLLAEVYINMTRGQDSLVIDATEAAQGDLVLAAIDFSQFALPVLVANDEEAAAHDAILAELDKSSGGKTVWRALVA; encoded by the coding sequence ATGAGACAGATCTTCTTCGACACCGAAACCACCGGCCTCAGCCCCGAGTCGGGCGACCGCATCATCGAAATCGGTTGCGTGGAAATGGTGAACCGGCGCTTGACCGGCAACAACAAGCACTTCTATCTCAACCCTGAGCGGCCCAACCACGAAGACGCGGTCAAGATCCACGGCCTCACCGACGAGTTCCTCGCTGACAAGCCGCTCTTCGCATCGATCGCCGACGAGCTGCTCGAGTACCTGGCCGGGGCCGAGGTCATCGCGCACAACGCGAGCTTCGACGTCGGCTTCTTCAACGAGGAGCTGAAGCGCCTCGGCCGGGGCAAGTTCACCGAGCACGTGGGCAGCGTGACCGACACGCTGGTGATGGCCCGCGAGATGTTCCCCGGCAAGTCGAACTCGCTCGACGCGCTCTGCAAGCGCCTGGAAGTCGACAACTCCAACCGCACGCTGCACGGCGCGCTGCTCGACGCAGGCCTGCTCGCCGAGGTCTACATCAACATGACCCGCGGGCAGGACTCGCTGGTGATCGATGCCACCGAAGCCGCTCAGGGCGACCTGGTGCTGGCGGCCATCGACTTCAGCCAGTTCGCACTGCCCGTGCTGGTGGCCAACGACGAAGAGGCCGCGGCGCACGACGCCATCCTTGCCGAGCTCGACAAGTCGTCGGGCGGCAAGACGGTGTGGCGCGCGCTTGTGGCATAA
- a CDS encoding c-type cytochrome, whose amino-acid sequence MKSLLSLIFAASALVAGPAFANADLAQKKNCMACHAVDKKVVGPSYQDVAAKYAGQKDAVDKLSQKVVKGGAGVWGPVPMPANTAVSDAEAKQLVTWILSLKK is encoded by the coding sequence ATGAAGTCACTGCTTTCCCTGATTTTTGCCGCTTCGGCACTCGTCGCTGGCCCGGCTTTTGCCAACGCCGATCTCGCGCAGAAGAAGAACTGCATGGCCTGCCATGCAGTCGACAAGAAAGTGGTCGGTCCCTCGTACCAGGACGTGGCCGCCAAGTACGCCGGCCAGAAGGACGCCGTCGACAAGCTGTCGCAAAAGGTCGTCAAGGGCGGCGCCGGTGTTTGGGGCCCCGTGCCCATGCCGGCCAACACCGCAGTGAGCGACGCGGAAGCCAAGCAATTGGTCACCTGGATCCTGTCCCTCAAGAAGTGA
- a CDS encoding PEP-CTERM sorting domain-containing protein has translation MKKVASAALALLACTAQAQTLQARDLTNDGIADAFYDSVHNLTWLADANLYATLGGPADRDPWGVGGATLPSGQVRLGTALSWVDTLVVGSVSDWRLPERVIPADFQPSPWCPIECVRATPQASQLPSELSFLAGATGQFSNVMNGYYLTWTSDMVWQEMRNIVTGATVSTDETGWMTGYVLAVRDGDAGTAIAAVTTPVPEPGTYALMLSALGALAIARKSRQAKR, from the coding sequence GTGAAAAAAGTCGCTTCTGCAGCCCTCGCGCTGCTGGCCTGCACCGCCCAGGCCCAAACCCTCCAGGCGCGCGACCTGACCAATGACGGCATTGCCGATGCCTTCTACGACAGCGTCCACAACCTCACCTGGCTGGCCGATGCCAACCTCTACGCGACGCTTGGCGGGCCCGCCGATCGTGACCCGTGGGGCGTCGGCGGAGCGACTTTGCCCAGCGGGCAAGTGCGTCTGGGTACTGCGCTGAGCTGGGTCGACACGCTGGTAGTGGGATCGGTCAGCGACTGGCGCCTGCCAGAGCGCGTCATCCCGGCTGACTTCCAGCCCAGCCCCTGGTGCCCGATCGAGTGCGTCAGAGCGACGCCCCAGGCCAGCCAGCTGCCAAGCGAACTGTCGTTCCTGGCCGGAGCCACCGGCCAGTTCTCGAACGTCATGAACGGCTACTACCTCACCTGGACCTCGGACATGGTGTGGCAGGAAATGCGCAACATCGTGACCGGCGCGACGGTCAGCACAGACGAGACCGGGTGGATGACGGGCTACGTCCTGGCGGTGCGTGACGGAGACGCCGGAACTGCCATTGCGGCTGTCACGACTCCGGTCCCCGAGCCCGGCACCTACGCCTTGATGCTGTCCGCACTCGGCGCGCTGGCCATCGCCCGCAAGAGCCGCCAAGCCAAGCGCTGA
- the lgt gene encoding prolipoprotein diacylglyceryl transferase: protein MLTHPQFDPVALQIGPVAIHWYGLTYLVAFGLFLWLASLRVKKPWFAEVGWTRRDVEDLLFYGVLGVVLGGRLGFVLFYNLGHYLQNPLEIFAVWKGGMSFHGGMLGVAVALAVYSMTRKRPVLQTFDVIAPCVPTGLASGRIGNFINGELWGRVADPSLPWAMVFPQSGSEQPRHPSQLYQFALEGLLLFAFLWFYGRKQRAPGQVAAAFVFGYGVCRFVVEYFRQPDKGLENLPLGLSMGQWLCVPMILGGALWWWWAGQRAQKVNAA, encoded by the coding sequence ATGCTCACTCATCCGCAGTTCGACCCCGTCGCCCTCCAGATCGGCCCGGTGGCCATCCATTGGTACGGGCTGACCTACCTGGTCGCCTTCGGGCTCTTTCTCTGGCTCGCGTCGCTGCGGGTGAAGAAGCCGTGGTTCGCCGAGGTCGGCTGGACGCGGCGCGATGTGGAAGACCTGCTCTTCTACGGCGTGCTCGGCGTGGTGCTGGGTGGGCGCCTGGGCTTCGTGCTCTTCTACAACCTCGGCCACTACCTGCAGAACCCGCTGGAGATCTTCGCGGTGTGGAAGGGCGGCATGTCGTTCCACGGCGGCATGCTGGGCGTCGCAGTTGCGCTCGCCGTGTACTCGATGACGCGCAAGCGCCCCGTGCTGCAGACCTTCGACGTGATCGCGCCTTGCGTGCCCACCGGGCTCGCCTCGGGGCGCATCGGCAACTTCATCAATGGCGAGTTGTGGGGCCGCGTGGCCGACCCGAGCCTGCCCTGGGCGATGGTGTTTCCGCAGTCGGGCAGCGAGCAGCCGCGCCACCCGTCGCAGCTTTACCAGTTCGCGCTGGAAGGGCTGTTGCTCTTTGCTTTCCTCTGGTTCTATGGCCGCAAGCAGCGTGCGCCGGGCCAGGTGGCCGCGGCCTTCGTGTTCGGCTACGGCGTGTGCCGCTTTGTCGTCGAGTACTTCCGCCAGCCCGACAAGGGCCTGGAGAACCTGCCGCTCGGCCTCAGCATGGGCCAGTGGCTGTGCGTGCCGATGATCCTCGGCGGCGCGCTCTGGTGGTGGTGGGCCGGCCAACGCGCGCAGAAGGTGAACGCGGCATGA
- a CDS encoding LysR family transcriptional regulator translates to MSDNSTQIELRVWRQFLVLAEVLHFGRAAKQLNITQPPLTLAIQQLEARLGVPLFERTRRQVSLTPAGQALVEPVRQLLQQAAALSSIARTVGQGAVGRLRLGFVSTVGFGPLPGWLRGFRDIEPGIEVVLREATTDVQLRAFELGEADAGFVLHAPGFVPESGSGQSLSRLSVSIEPMVLAVPESSPLTTARRLTLPQILAQPLIIFPREIAPSLYDAVLAFYHRHSASLVIAQEAIQMQTIVNLVSAGLGLAWVPQAVTTLQRPGVVYRRLPVALGAMAPRAETSLMWPSDAGPVVTRFVEYVQRTLEDDEHEAVPA, encoded by the coding sequence ATGAGCGACAACAGCACCCAGATCGAGTTGCGCGTGTGGCGCCAGTTCCTGGTGCTGGCCGAGGTGCTGCACTTCGGCCGGGCCGCCAAGCAGCTCAACATCACCCAGCCGCCGCTCACGCTGGCCATCCAGCAGCTGGAAGCGCGCCTCGGCGTGCCGCTCTTCGAGCGCACGCGCCGGCAGGTGTCGCTCACGCCGGCGGGGCAGGCGCTGGTCGAGCCGGTGCGGCAGCTGCTGCAACAGGCCGCCGCCCTGTCGTCGATTGCACGCACGGTGGGGCAGGGCGCGGTCGGCCGCTTGCGGCTGGGCTTCGTCTCGACGGTCGGCTTCGGCCCGCTCCCCGGCTGGCTGCGCGGTTTTCGCGACATCGAGCCCGGCATCGAGGTGGTGCTGCGCGAAGCCACGACCGACGTGCAGCTGCGTGCCTTCGAGCTCGGCGAGGCCGATGCCGGCTTCGTGCTGCATGCGCCGGGCTTCGTGCCGGAAAGCGGCTCCGGGCAGAGCCTCTCGCGCCTGTCGGTGAGCATCGAGCCGATGGTGCTCGCGGTGCCCGAGTCGTCGCCGCTCACCACGGCGCGGCGGCTCACGCTCCCGCAGATCCTGGCGCAGCCGCTCATCATCTTTCCGCGCGAGATCGCGCCCTCGCTCTACGACGCGGTGCTGGCCTTCTATCACCGCCACAGCGCCTCGCTCGTGATCGCGCAGGAAGCGATCCAGATGCAGACCATCGTCAACCTCGTGTCCGCCGGCCTGGGCCTTGCCTGGGTGCCTCAGGCGGTGACCACCCTGCAGCGGCCCGGCGTGGTCTACCGGCGGCTGCCAGTGGCGCTGGGGGCGATGGCGCCGCGGGCCGAGACGAGCCTCATGTGGCCGTCGGATGCCGGCCCGGTGGTGACGCGCTTCGTCGAATACGTGCAGCGCACCCTCGAGGACGACGAGCACGAGGCTGTTCCAGCCTGA